Proteins found in one Chloroflexota bacterium genomic segment:
- a CDS encoding UDP-N-acetylmuramoyl-tripeptide--D-alanyl-D-alanine ligase produces MFYLADLYRALRREPPRGLEAARLPCTGLCHDSRILQPGEVFLALRTDQRDGHEFIPNAAQKGAAAVLCQRPRSDVDIPQIRVRDPNDAAWKLASYLVRQRPGLRIVAVTGSYGKTTTKEAIASVLAERFAVCSALGTENNEIGIPRTVVRCRPEDEVLVLEMGAQWRGEIAGYCRKIRPHVGVVTAVGPVHLELFGSLDRVQHAKSELVQALPARGTAVLNGDDPRVRQMSANTSSDVITYGIEGGTDITAQNVHTLPDGWTQFDVSTGSEKRQMKTRVLGQAGVYAALAATAVGREFGLTLDEIAQGLAKVTPAPGRLQVRQGRNDSVLLDDAYNANRVSATLALESLAQLGGQGKSIAVFGDMLELGEFTAEEHRLLGQAAARLVDRLITIGDDSSETAAGARAAGMDPALITEFAANHVDDDALEAALKSAESLLAAEVNPQDVVLIKGSHGMGLYRLAERWAVGGPADE; encoded by the coding sequence TTGTTCTACTTGGCCGACCTCTACCGAGCGCTACGCCGCGAACCGCCCCGTGGTCTGGAGGCGGCGCGCTTACCCTGTACGGGTCTATGCCATGATTCCCGCATTCTGCAGCCGGGCGAGGTTTTTCTCGCGTTGCGCACCGATCAGCGGGACGGACATGAATTCATTCCCAATGCAGCGCAGAAGGGTGCGGCTGCGGTTCTTTGCCAACGACCGCGTTCTGATGTTGACATACCACAGATCCGGGTGAGGGACCCAAACGATGCCGCGTGGAAGCTCGCCTCCTATTTGGTGCGGCAGCGGCCCGGCCTGCGCATTGTGGCGGTAACGGGCAGTTACGGCAAGACGACTACGAAAGAAGCAATAGCGAGCGTATTGGCAGAACGCTTTGCAGTATGCAGTGCACTTGGAACTGAGAATAACGAGATCGGGATCCCGCGGACGGTCGTGCGTTGCAGGCCGGAGGACGAAGTACTGGTGTTGGAGATGGGAGCCCAATGGCGCGGTGAGATTGCCGGCTACTGCCGCAAAATCCGTCCCCACGTCGGCGTGGTAACGGCGGTGGGTCCCGTTCATCTTGAACTTTTCGGATCGCTTGACCGCGTGCAGCATGCCAAGTCCGAGTTGGTTCAAGCTCTGCCGGCGCGCGGCACGGCTGTACTCAACGGGGACGATCCGCGCGTAAGGCAAATGTCCGCCAATACAAGTTCAGATGTCATTACCTATGGAATTGAGGGAGGGACGGACATTACGGCTCAGAACGTGCATACTTTGCCTGATGGCTGGACGCAGTTCGACGTGAGTACCGGATCTGAAAAGAGGCAAATGAAGACGCGAGTGCTGGGCCAAGCCGGAGTTTACGCCGCGCTCGCCGCGACAGCCGTGGGACGTGAGTTTGGTTTGACATTGGACGAGATAGCGCAAGGGCTGGCGAAAGTCACTCCTGCGCCGGGCCGCCTGCAGGTGCGGCAGGGACGCAACGATTCGGTGTTGCTCGATGATGCCTACAACGCCAACCGCGTCTCCGCAACGCTTGCCCTGGAATCGCTTGCGCAGCTAGGTGGGCAAGGCAAGAGCATTGCGGTATTCGGAGACATGCTGGAGTTAGGGGAATTTACGGCTGAAGAACATCGTCTCTTGGGTCAGGCTGCAGCGCGTCTTGTTGATCGCTTGATAACGATCGGCGACGATAGTTCCGAAACTGCGGCGGGCGCCCGTGCGGCAGGCATGGACCCGGCCCTCATCACAGAGTTTGCGGCGAATCATGTTGACGATGATGCACTGGAAGCTGCCTTGAAATCTGCAGAGTCGCTCTTGGCAGCGGAGGTGAACCCGCAAGACGTCGTGTTGATTAAGGGGTCACACGGCATGGGACTCTACAGGCTTGCTGAACGATGGGCAGTAGGAGGTCCCGCAGACGAATAG
- a CDS encoding glucose 1-dehydrogenase codes for MERPFTNKVALVTGAASGIGRAAALAFARVGARVVLADVDVQGGEETAQLVTKSGGEAAFHKADVSSSTDVEKVVSVASQTYGRLDFGFNNAGVLGSGAAMIDFTEDDWDDVMGVNLKGVWLSMKYEIPAIMQSGGGAIVNVSSVAGLVGSQHSPAYAASKHGVVGLTKTAALQYAPHDIRVNCVCPAAVFSPMLETLVTRNPQVGDRLLASQPNGRFASPEEVAEVVVWLCSDAASFVTGAALPVDGGYTAQ; via the coding sequence GTGGAACGTCCATTTACAAACAAGGTCGCGTTGGTCACAGGCGCGGCATCCGGGATTGGCCGCGCTGCCGCCTTGGCGTTTGCGCGTGTAGGCGCTCGTGTGGTGCTTGCGGATGTTGATGTGCAGGGCGGGGAAGAAACGGCACAACTGGTTACGAAGAGCGGTGGGGAGGCCGCATTCCACAAGGCAGACGTGAGTTCGTCCACCGACGTAGAGAAAGTAGTGTCTGTTGCCTCGCAAACCTACGGACGCTTAGACTTTGGATTCAATAATGCCGGCGTGCTCGGCAGCGGAGCCGCAATGATCGACTTTACGGAAGACGACTGGGACGACGTGATGGGGGTCAATCTCAAGGGTGTGTGGCTCAGCATGAAATACGAGATTCCCGCCATAATGCAGTCGGGCGGTGGGGCAATAGTTAATGTGTCTTCAGTGGCGGGCCTGGTGGGCAGCCAGCACAGTCCGGCTTACGCCGCCAGCAAACACGGCGTGGTGGGTCTGACGAAAACGGCGGCGCTCCAATACGCTCCCCACGACATCCGCGTGAATTGCGTCTGCCCGGCCGCGGTCTTCAGCCCCATGTTGGAGACGTTGGTAACGCGCAATCCTCAGGTCGGCGATAGACTCTTGGCTTCGCAGCCGAACGGCCGGTTTGCCAGTCCTGAGGAAGTTGCTGAAGTGGTGGTGTGGCTCTGTTCCGATGCGGCATCGTTCGTGACCGGAGCCGCGCTGCCGGTGGACGGCGGCTACACGGCGCAGTAG
- a CDS encoding D-alanine--D-alanine ligase, whose protein sequence is MSNKLRVGLLFGGRSAEHDVSVISARSVLAALDPCKYEVVPIGITREGTWLLNVDPQRALADQMDLSTDGNSSQLAFSPDAALAHRSSPQDSNNQSIARALDVVLPILHGPNGEDGSIQGFLQLANVPYVGCDVLSSALGMDKIVQKKLFSHAGLPIVDFLALARRQWRSQPKDSLEEIEASLSYPLFVKPAALGSSVGISKVHNRDEIGPALDTAARYDRRIIVEAAVPHAREIELSVLGNHAPIVSVPGEIVAAHEFYDYAAKYEADSALHVPAPIAEELTAELQDLSLRAFQALECCGMARVDFLINGETGAVYVNEINTIPGFTPISMYPKLWEASGLAYPDLLDELIRLAQERYQEVNDQETAR, encoded by the coding sequence ATGAGCAACAAGCTCCGTGTCGGCCTGTTGTTTGGCGGCCGTTCAGCAGAACATGACGTATCGGTGATATCTGCCCGTTCGGTATTAGCAGCGCTCGACCCATGCAAGTACGAGGTGGTGCCCATCGGTATCACACGCGAGGGGACTTGGCTGTTGAATGTTGATCCACAACGCGCTCTTGCGGACCAAATGGACCTTTCCACTGACGGCAATTCGTCACAACTTGCATTCAGTCCTGACGCCGCCTTGGCACACCGCAGCTCGCCCCAGGATTCTAACAATCAATCTATCGCCCGCGCACTGGACGTCGTACTGCCAATACTTCACGGACCCAACGGCGAAGATGGCAGCATCCAGGGCTTCCTGCAGCTCGCCAACGTCCCCTACGTGGGCTGCGACGTGCTCAGTTCGGCCCTGGGCATGGACAAGATCGTACAAAAGAAGCTCTTTAGTCACGCCGGCCTACCGATTGTTGACTTTCTCGCCCTGGCCCGGCGCCAATGGCGGTCTCAGCCTAAGGATAGCCTGGAAGAGATTGAAGCAAGCCTTAGCTATCCGCTCTTTGTAAAGCCTGCTGCCCTCGGCTCGAGCGTAGGCATCTCGAAAGTCCATAATCGAGACGAAATCGGCCCTGCTCTTGATACCGCGGCGCGCTACGACCGCAGAATCATCGTCGAAGCGGCGGTTCCCCATGCCCGGGAAATCGAACTCTCCGTGCTTGGCAATCATGCGCCGATCGTCTCCGTGCCGGGCGAAATCGTGGCGGCCCACGAATTCTATGACTACGCGGCCAAGTACGAAGCCGACTCCGCTCTCCACGTGCCGGCGCCCATTGCTGAAGAACTCACTGCAGAGCTTCAAGACCTCTCACTTCGCGCCTTCCAGGCGCTTGAGTGTTGCGGCATGGCGCGCGTTGACTTTCTCATAAACGGTGAGACCGGGGCGGTATACGTGAATGAGATCAACACCATACCCGGGTTCACGCCGATTAGTATGTATCCCAAGCTCTGGGAAGCTTCAGGGCTGGCATACCCGGACCTGCTGGACGAATTGATCAGGTTAGCGCAGGAGCGCTATCAGGAAGTAAACGATCAGGAGACCGCGCGCTAA
- a CDS encoding cytochrome c biogenesis protein CcdA, with translation MLVDVGIAFGAGILSFLSPCFLPLVPAYLVYLGGRHVNAVRHEKSAQRAVLINALAFILGFGTIFVALGIAITFVGLAFQQGLPTMRLVGGALLVIFGLSFLGFLRIPWLQQILQREVSLRNTPLGRIDTEKTGPITSFLIGLVFGTGWTPCVGPILGAILLQASGADTVARGGILLAIYALGMGIPFLAMAAAVERAASLMNWLKSHMLVVERTSGVFLILMGIAVATNFLAMLSGVLGFFSLEILAFER, from the coding sequence ATGCTTGTTGACGTTGGTATTGCATTTGGCGCCGGCATTCTCTCATTTTTATCGCCCTGTTTTCTCCCCCTGGTACCGGCATATCTTGTCTATCTCGGTGGTCGCCACGTCAACGCGGTCCGCCACGAAAAGTCTGCCCAACGGGCCGTTCTCATCAACGCGTTGGCCTTTATATTGGGCTTCGGCACTATCTTCGTCGCCCTCGGCATTGCTATCACGTTTGTTGGCCTTGCCTTTCAGCAAGGTCTTCCCACGATGCGGCTTGTCGGCGGCGCGCTTCTCGTTATCTTTGGGCTTAGCTTTCTGGGATTCCTGCGTATTCCGTGGCTCCAGCAGATCTTGCAACGGGAAGTCTCGCTCCGCAATACACCGCTGGGCCGCATAGATACGGAGAAAACCGGTCCGATCACGTCTTTCCTGATCGGCCTGGTCTTTGGCACCGGCTGGACGCCGTGCGTGGGGCCGATTCTGGGCGCCATTTTGCTCCAGGCATCCGGCGCTGACACGGTGGCCCGCGGCGGAATCTTGCTGGCAATCTACGCATTGGGAATGGGCATCCCGTTTCTCGCGATGGCCGCCGCCGTCGAGCGCGCAGCATCCCTCATGAACTGGCTCAAGTCCCACATGCTCGTAGTCGAGCGCACAAGCGGAGTCTTCTTGATCTTGATGGGAATTGCTGTTGCAACGAATTTCCTGGCAATGCTGTCCGGAGTTCTCGGCTTTTTCTCATTAGAAATCTTGGCATTTGAGCGTTAG
- a CDS encoding DNA polymerase III subunit alpha, translating to MKQFTHLHLHTHYSLLDGMSRMPELMDCAKELGFEAIALTDHGVLYGAIEFYEEARSRGIKPILGCEVYVATRSRFDREPKVDDRQYHLTLLAKNNEGYSNLVKLATQAQLEGFYYKPRVDHELLEQYSEGLICLSGCPSGEIPRALRDGNAEKARDVALHYRDVFGAENFYIEIQDHGMEWEQEVTAKLVELARDLELPLVATNDGHYTRREDAEAHDVLLCIQTNSNVNDANRMRMETEEFYLRSADEMWERFAEFPEALTNTVKIAEQCNVELALDQRILPHFEVPEGHDARSYLKEVCTAGLEKLYPDAAASAHERLKYELDVIGEMGFSSYLLIAADFVNWAKEQGIPTTVRGSAAGSLVCYTAGITDIDPLHYGLIFERFLNPSRYTMPDIDVDLMDVRRDEVIEYVTEKYGADHVAQIITFGTMKARAAVRDVGRALGMTYGDVDRVAKLVPIMSTVDDALRDSPDLQQVANEEPQVQRLLDLAKNLEGVARHASTHAAGVVISREPLTEYVPLQRNVGDDGVMTQFEMNAIEKIGLLKMDFLGLRNLTVLDRAVRFIAETRGETIGLREIPLDDSKTFELLSSGETTGVFQLESDGMRRYVKDLQPDRIEDVMALVALYRPGPMAYIPQYVARRHGREQATARHPLMSAVLESTYGIMVYQEDVMAVAQAVAGYTLAEADKLCYAVRKKIAHELQEHRERFVSGAVANGLSKKVAEAIFDDFEPFARYGFNQAHATCYGTIAYQTAYLKANYPAEYMTAVLSTELGNSDKIIEAVRECSRLDVAVAPPNVNGSESNFAVKEGTIFFGLAAVKNVGTAAAEAIAAERAEEPYQDFYDFCLRIDQRVVNRRALESLIKVGALDSMGDRAALLASLDDVLASSQKAQSISNQGPTLFETFLGEEQAAMLTSFTLPETEPATPEEKGIWEKELLGDYLSENPFKPHIERMRAVADMTTAEVTQEREGKRITLAGRVGSVRKIFTRKGQNMAMLTLEDEKGQIDVTVFPKLYAGRADLLENGNFVVVKGRVEQDSRDDVLRILAESAELLDEVTAEQRDGAQPIAQNGDPTARVSENVENAPSAREDGLPDWVPVGAANSAEASTAAAETEAAEKVEVEAVATPVAVTPTQEIDDETEPQVSQPAEEPVDRTGPEVELVLQRTPDDAEDLGRLQRLAGVVMRNPGETRIALRIILNGTHVRLETHDRIALTPEVEDEIEALLGTAPMRKSVP from the coding sequence ATGAAGCAATTCACCCACCTGCATTTGCATACGCATTACAGCTTGTTGGATGGCATGAGCCGCATGCCGGAGTTGATGGATTGCGCCAAGGAATTGGGCTTTGAGGCCATCGCCCTCACCGACCATGGCGTGCTGTACGGCGCTATCGAGTTCTATGAAGAGGCCCGCAGCCGGGGCATCAAGCCCATCTTGGGTTGCGAGGTCTACGTGGCGACGCGCTCGCGCTTCGACCGCGAACCGAAGGTGGACGACCGGCAGTACCACCTCACGCTGCTGGCAAAGAACAATGAGGGCTACAGCAATCTGGTCAAGCTGGCAACACAGGCGCAGCTCGAGGGCTTTTACTACAAGCCGCGCGTGGACCACGAACTGCTGGAACAATATAGCGAGGGCCTCATCTGTCTATCCGGTTGTCCGTCCGGGGAGATTCCGCGCGCGCTCCGTGACGGGAATGCGGAGAAGGCGCGGGACGTGGCGCTCCACTACCGCGACGTGTTTGGCGCGGAAAACTTCTACATCGAGATACAAGACCATGGCATGGAGTGGGAGCAGGAAGTTACCGCAAAGCTCGTAGAGTTGGCGCGGGACCTCGAACTGCCTTTGGTGGCCACGAACGACGGGCACTACACCCGCCGTGAGGATGCTGAAGCCCACGACGTGCTCCTGTGCATCCAGACCAACAGCAACGTCAACGATGCCAACCGCATGCGCATGGAGACCGAGGAGTTTTATCTGCGCAGCGCCGACGAGATGTGGGAGCGGTTTGCGGAGTTTCCCGAAGCCCTGACGAACACCGTGAAGATCGCGGAGCAGTGCAATGTTGAGCTGGCCCTCGATCAGCGCATCCTGCCCCATTTCGAAGTGCCGGAGGGGCACGACGCGCGTTCCTATTTGAAAGAGGTCTGCACGGCAGGACTAGAGAAGCTCTATCCCGATGCCGCTGCCTCGGCCCACGAGCGATTGAAGTACGAACTGGACGTGATTGGGGAGATGGGCTTTTCCTCGTACCTTCTTATCGCCGCCGACTTTGTCAATTGGGCCAAAGAGCAAGGGATTCCGACCACAGTGCGGGGTTCTGCAGCGGGCAGTCTGGTCTGTTACACCGCCGGCATTACCGACATCGATCCTTTGCACTACGGCCTGATCTTCGAGCGTTTTCTTAACCCCTCGCGCTACACCATGCCGGACATCGACGTAGACCTCATGGACGTGCGCCGAGACGAGGTCATCGAATACGTGACGGAGAAATACGGCGCCGATCACGTGGCGCAAATCATCACGTTTGGCACGATGAAGGCGCGGGCCGCCGTCCGCGACGTGGGTCGGGCGCTCGGCATGACGTATGGCGACGTGGATCGCGTTGCCAAGCTGGTCCCCATCATGTCCACGGTGGATGACGCGCTGCGAGACTCACCGGACCTGCAGCAAGTCGCGAACGAAGAACCGCAGGTGCAGCGCCTGCTTGACTTGGCCAAGAACCTGGAAGGCGTGGCACGCCATGCGTCCACCCATGCGGCGGGCGTGGTGATCTCGCGGGAGCCGCTTACCGAGTACGTCCCCTTGCAGCGCAACGTCGGCGACGATGGCGTCATGACCCAGTTTGAAATGAACGCCATCGAGAAGATCGGGTTGCTCAAGATGGACTTTCTCGGCTTGCGCAACCTCACCGTGCTGGACCGCGCGGTGCGTTTCATTGCGGAGACCCGGGGTGAAACCATAGGTCTCAGAGAGATTCCGCTGGACGATAGCAAGACGTTTGAACTGCTCTCATCGGGAGAGACGACCGGCGTCTTCCAGTTGGAGTCCGACGGCATGCGGCGCTACGTGAAAGACCTGCAACCGGACCGCATCGAGGACGTCATGGCGCTGGTGGCGCTGTATCGTCCAGGCCCCATGGCATACATCCCGCAGTACGTCGCCAGACGTCACGGCCGCGAACAGGCTACGGCACGGCATCCATTGATGTCTGCAGTGCTGGAGAGCACATACGGCATTATGGTCTACCAAGAGGACGTAATGGCCGTAGCGCAGGCGGTGGCCGGCTATACGTTGGCGGAAGCAGATAAGTTGTGCTACGCCGTCCGCAAGAAGATTGCGCATGAATTGCAAGAGCATCGCGAGCGGTTTGTCAGCGGAGCCGTGGCAAACGGCCTCTCAAAGAAAGTCGCGGAGGCGATCTTCGACGACTTCGAACCTTTTGCGCGGTACGGATTCAATCAAGCCCACGCCACGTGCTATGGCACGATTGCGTACCAGACCGCCTACCTCAAGGCAAACTACCCCGCCGAATACATGACCGCGGTCTTGAGTACGGAGCTTGGGAATTCAGACAAGATCATTGAAGCAGTGCGCGAGTGCAGCAGGTTGGATGTTGCGGTAGCCCCGCCGAATGTAAACGGGAGCGAATCCAATTTTGCGGTCAAGGAAGGTACGATCTTTTTCGGCCTCGCCGCGGTCAAGAACGTGGGAACGGCTGCGGCCGAAGCAATTGCCGCTGAGCGGGCGGAGGAACCCTACCAAGATTTCTACGACTTTTGCCTACGTATCGACCAACGGGTCGTGAACCGACGCGCCTTGGAGAGCCTCATTAAAGTTGGGGCGCTGGATAGCATGGGTGACCGGGCAGCCCTCCTGGCGAGTTTGGACGACGTGCTTGCATCCTCGCAGAAAGCACAGAGCATTAGCAATCAGGGTCCGACGCTCTTCGAGACGTTCTTAGGCGAGGAGCAGGCAGCCATGCTCACCAGCTTCACGCTCCCTGAAACTGAGCCCGCTACACCGGAAGAAAAGGGCATCTGGGAGAAGGAACTGCTCGGCGATTACCTCTCAGAGAACCCATTCAAGCCGCACATTGAACGAATGCGCGCAGTGGCCGACATGACTACGGCAGAGGTGACGCAGGAGCGTGAGGGCAAGCGAATCACGTTGGCAGGGCGCGTTGGGTCTGTGCGCAAGATATTCACCCGAAAGGGTCAGAATATGGCAATGCTTACCCTTGAAGACGAGAAAGGCCAGATCGACGTAACCGTCTTTCCCAAGCTATACGCAGGGCGCGCTGACTTGCTTGAAAACGGCAACTTTGTTGTCGTGAAAGGGCGCGTGGAGCAAGATAGCCGCGACGACGTGCTGCGCATTTTGGCGGAGAGCGCAGAGCTGCTGGATGAAGTAACCGCTGAGCAACGGGACGGCGCGCAGCCTATTGCGCAAAATGGTGATCCGACAGCGAGGGTTTCCGAGAACGTTGAAAATGCTCCATCCGCGCGGGAGGACGGTCTCCCCGATTGGGTGCCGGTCGGCGCCGCAAATTCTGCGGAAGCTTCAACTGCAGCGGCTGAAACTGAGGCTGCGGAGAAAGTGGAAGTAGAGGCTGTGGCGACACCTGTGGCGGTTACCCCGACGCAGGAGATCGATGACGAGACCGAACCACAGGTGAGCCAACCCGCTGAAGAGCCGGTGGATCGGACGGGGCCGGAGGTTGAGCTTGTGCTCCAGCGCACGCCGGATGACGCGGAGGACTTAGGACGATTGCAGCGGCTTGCCGGAGTCGTGATGCGTAATCCCGGTGAAACGCGCATCGCGCTGCGGATTATTCTCAACGGTACGCACGTGCGCCTGGAGACTCATGATCGGATTGCACTGACGCCGGAGGTGGAGGACGAGATCGAGGCTTTGTTGGGCACTGCGCCGATGCGGAAGTCGGTCCCGTGA
- a CDS encoding ribose-phosphate diphosphokinase, protein MVNGDIKIFSGMANNPLAAEIADLLGTGLGEVNIQEAPDSETLVMVNESVRGCDVYVVQPTSAPVNDNLMQLLLIVDALRRASAKRITAVIPYFGYSRQERMAHGREPISAKVVADMLQSVGVNRIILTDIHAPAMQGFFNIPFETLSAVPLIIDYIKQQDLSDSVIVAPDVGRAKLAEQYAERLGVPLALIHKARESATTSRIVGMIGDLKGKSPIIIDDIITTGGTIVETAHAVINAGARPRLRLAAVHGLLAGTAPDRLNLDFIQEVILTDTVHIPSDKITPNMTILSVAQLFAEAIHRVHNETSVSGLYLLT, encoded by the coding sequence ATGGTTAATGGCGACATCAAGATATTCTCGGGTATGGCCAACAATCCATTGGCAGCCGAGATTGCCGACCTGCTCGGGACGGGTCTCGGTGAGGTCAACATTCAAGAGGCTCCGGACTCTGAGACGCTGGTAATGGTGAACGAAAGTGTGCGCGGCTGCGACGTATACGTCGTTCAACCAACCTCGGCGCCCGTGAATGACAACTTGATGCAACTCTTGCTCATTGTTGACGCGCTGCGCCGCGCTTCCGCCAAGCGCATAACCGCGGTGATCCCCTACTTTGGCTATTCCCGCCAGGAACGCATGGCCCACGGGCGCGAGCCGATCAGCGCCAAGGTGGTGGCGGACATGCTCCAATCCGTCGGCGTAAACCGCATCATCCTCACCGACATCCATGCGCCCGCGATGCAGGGCTTCTTCAATATCCCGTTCGAAACCCTCTCGGCTGTACCCCTGATCATCGACTATATAAAGCAACAAGACCTTTCGGATTCCGTCATTGTCGCGCCGGACGTCGGCCGCGCCAAGCTTGCCGAGCAGTACGCGGAACGCTTGGGGGTGCCCCTAGCCCTAATCCACAAGGCTCGCGAATCCGCCACCACGTCGCGGATCGTCGGCATGATTGGCGACCTAAAGGGTAAGTCGCCTATCATCATCGATGACATCATCACCACGGGCGGTACCATCGTCGAGACCGCCCACGCCGTCATCAACGCCGGCGCCAGACCTCGGTTGCGCTTGGCGGCAGTACACGGTCTTCTTGCCGGCACAGCCCCGGACCGGCTTAATCTCGACTTCATCCAAGAAGTGATCCTCACCGATACTGTGCACATTCCGTCAGATAAGATTACGCCCAATATGACTATCCTCTCGGTGGCACAGCTCTTCGCCGAAGCCATACACCGCGTGCACAATGAGACCTCGGTGAGCGGACTCTACCTCCTCACGTAA
- a CDS encoding LCP family protein has translation MSALGPFTGETARAETVRPDLRSGDRFTILLVGLDRRQPQEYSRSDVIMLLSIERNSRTLSLLSIPRDLWVTIPGYGWNRINASYFLGEYYESNGPELARQTVESVFDVPVHAVAAIDFTGFTALINSFGGVEVLVAKTLIDNLYPTFDYGYTRIVIPAGLQHMDGATALIYARTRHPDNDFKRMGRQQNIITSARAGLFTDEMIVIFPLLLQRFNELVETDLTVAEQLILMRDLYLLNDVPINARVIEPPLVYDYVTDGGAQVLLPNWGLVRPIIGEMFGNTD, from the coding sequence TTGAGCGCACTCGGTCCCTTCACCGGGGAGACTGCCCGGGCCGAGACTGTCCGACCTGACTTGCGGTCGGGAGACCGCTTCACGATCTTGCTGGTTGGTCTCGATCGTAGGCAGCCACAAGAGTATTCGCGCAGCGACGTCATCATGCTGCTCAGCATCGAGCGCAATTCCCGCACGCTTTCCCTTCTCTCAATACCCCGCGATCTATGGGTTACCATCCCCGGCTATGGATGGAACCGTATCAACGCTTCGTACTTTCTCGGCGAGTACTACGAGTCAAACGGCCCGGAGTTGGCGCGCCAGACCGTTGAATCGGTTTTCGACGTGCCCGTACATGCGGTGGCGGCAATTGACTTTACCGGCTTTACGGCGCTTATCAATAGTTTTGGCGGTGTTGAGGTTTTGGTTGCCAAGACCCTGATCGACAACTTGTATCCAACGTTTGATTACGGATACACACGCATTGTCATTCCCGCAGGCTTACAGCACATGGACGGCGCTACCGCCCTAATCTATGCGCGCACGCGGCATCCGGACAACGACTTCAAACGGATGGGCCGCCAGCAGAACATCATCACTTCTGCGCGCGCCGGACTCTTTACGGACGAAATGATCGTCATATTCCCACTGCTCCTCCAGCGGTTCAATGAATTAGTTGAGACCGATCTTACGGTTGCCGAGCAGCTCATTCTCATGCGTGATCTCTATTTGCTTAACGATGTACCGATCAATGCCCGCGTTATCGAGCCGCCCTTGGTTTACGACTATGTAACGGATGGCGGCGCGCAGGTATTGCTGCCTAACTGGGGGCTTGTGCGTCCCATAATTGGGGAGATGTTCGGCAATACGGATTAG